TTCTTTCTTCTTCCGATAGCTCTTCAATTGTTTTATTGCCTTTTGATTTATCAACTTTTATAACTGTAAAGGGAGCTCCTGCCATTTGAGTATGGAATACAATATCGTCTTTTTCGGTATATCTTTTTATTAATGATTCATTTGTTGAAGCATCTTTACCCGCAATAACAAGATAATCATTAATAACAGTCCATTTGAATTTTTCATACCATTTTCTTTTCTTTCTTTCCTTTTTAACCATCGTGGTTTCTTCTTTTTCTTTCAGCGTTTCCATTTCTGATTCTTCCTGTATTTTTAATTTTTTAAGTTTCTTTTCAGAAATCTCTATTGCCGTATGAACTCCTTTTATTTTATGCTTAAATTTTTTGGATTTTCCATAATAATTATCAGCATTTTCAAAAGCATTTTTTCGTATATCCAATATTACATTTTTTGTTATGGGAGCTCCGTCCCCATAATCCACAGTTAAATTTAATATTATTTCTCCGTTTTTCTCATTTATGGATACAATTTTGCCCAATATAGGATTATCTTTATTTTGCTTAACTATTTTCTTAATTTCTTTCCATTCCAATTTTTCCCGTGCCGATATTATGGTATTTAATATTTCATCTACCATAGCATAGTTGGCATAAATCAAATCTCCTTTTAATTTATTTTCTATATCCTGTTTCTCATATTTCTTTAAGGATTCAATTTGACTATTTAATATTCTTTCCTGCCTATTTACCATTTTTTGGATTTTGGTTTCCTGTTTTTTGATTTCTGTTTTTAATATAAATATTGAAAAATAATCGTCCATTGCGGTTAAAAAGTTATCATAATATTTTTTATCATAATTTGCATATTTCAATAGTTCAATCGGCGAAATAGAAAAATATTTATCATCTTTTAGCACAATATGTGGCTTTTTCTCATTAAATACTTTATCAAAAAATAATTTTGTCCCATCATATAATTTGTTTATCCCCTCATCTGTTGGATTTTTGATATTTTTATCCATATTTGATAAATTACATATTTCTTCGGCATAAATTCCAGCAAGTCCAAATATCCGGGATATTATTCTTACACATTCGGCATCTCTATTTTCCTCTTTTTTAAATTCCTCATTAAATATGTTTTGAGCTACGGCATATTTTAAATTAAATGGTGTTAAATCCCTTTGTGGTGGAAATTTATATATTTCTTTTGGAACTATTTTTCTAGTGCTCCATCTTTCTATTTTTAATGGCAATATAATTGTATTTTCTTTATCCAATAAAATTACATTTCCGTCCCCAAATAGCTCTATAACTAATATATATTCTATTTCATTCCATTGAAATTTAATTTTAATAATCCTATCAAAATTATGCTGTTCAACGGATACAATTTTTATGTTTTTAAGATGCTTTCTAAGTAGCATGGCAAAAGATGGAGGATTTCGTGGTTTATCTCTGCTGTATTCTGTAAGTGTAATATATTTATGTTTTCCAACTCCGACTACAATTTCTCGCGTCCCAATTTCAGGAATATGGATTTTTAAAATTAATTCTTTTCCCTGTTGAGAATTTACTAAAAATGCTTTATCAAGCTTTCCGTTTATAATCTGTTGGAGCTCCTGCACTGCAACAAATATATCTACATTAGTTAATTCTGTTTTCATAATTTCACCGAAATAAAATAATATAATAAAGCATAATAACATAATATATAACATAATAAAATATGATATATATAGTAAATAAGTAATAATATATTGTATATAACATAGATATATTTAATGATATAAAAATTAAATTAATAGTAGCTATAATCGTGAAAAAATGAAAATAGGAATTATTACAGAAGAAAGGGACTGGATTACCTGTTCGTTGGAACGAGTTTTAATTAAAAGGGATATTACTCCGATATATATAAAACCTTCCAAAATAGTTTCATTTACTGGAATGGACATAAAATTTAAATGTAATAATGAAAATCTATTAAAATTAAATTGTGCTTTTGTTAGGGACCTCGGTGATGGGACTGATTATTATAGATTTGATGCCCTAAAATATTTGGGGGAAGTTATGCCGTTGATAAATCCAGCAGAAGGACTGGAAAATGCAGGAAATAAATATAAAACTTCAATGATTTTGGATAAAAACAACATACCACACCCTAAAACCATCATTACAGAAGATTTAGATAAAGCACTAATGTGGTCAGAAAAATTTAAAGATTGTGTCGTAAAACCAATATTTGGCAATAGAGGGAAAGGCATTATTAGATTGGGAAATAAACCAATAATTAATAAAATAAATCTATTAAAAGAATTTAAGAAAAAATACGGCTTATTTTATATTCAGGAATTTATACGAAATCCAAATAATGTATATAGAGATATAAGGGCATTTGTTATTGGAGATAAGGTTGTTTCTGCAATGTATAGGACCTCAAATAATTGGCTAACCAACATACACCAGCAGGGAACTGGAAAACCTTGCGAAATTACACCAGAAATCGAAGAATTAGCGATTAAAGCAAAAGATTCTATGGGGCTTATATATGGTGGTGTGGATTTGATGGAAAGTAAAGATGGGCTAAAAGTAATAGAAGTTAATGGAGCTCCCTCATGGGAAACTCTTTCGAAAGTTTCAAATGTAAATGTCACTGAAAAATTAATAGATTTCGTGTTGAATAATGTTAAAGATAGATATTATTAACAAACCCGTAAATATATTTCTCTGTTGTTGTATCGTAATAAAAGATATATTATATACACACCTTAACTATACGATACGGGAAATTGTTCGAAGATTGATGAAGAGT
The window above is part of the Methanococcus aeolicus Nankai-3 genome. Proteins encoded here:
- the rqcH gene encoding ribosome rescue protein RqcH; the encoded protein is MKTELTNVDIFVAVQELQQIINGKLDKAFLVNSQQGKELILKIHIPEIGTREIVVGVGKHKYITLTEYSRDKPRNPPSFAMLLRKHLKNIKIVSVEQHNFDRIIKIKFQWNEIEYILVIELFGDGNVILLDKENTIILPLKIERWSTRKIVPKEIYKFPPQRDLTPFNLKYAVAQNIFNEEFKKEENRDAECVRIISRIFGLAGIYAEEICNLSNMDKNIKNPTDEGINKLYDGTKLFFDKVFNEKKPHIVLKDDKYFSISPIELLKYANYDKKYYDNFLTAMDDYFSIFILKTEIKKQETKIQKMVNRQERILNSQIESLKKYEKQDIENKLKGDLIYANYAMVDEILNTIISAREKLEWKEIKKIVKQNKDNPILGKIVSINEKNGEIILNLTVDYGDGAPITKNVILDIRKNAFENADNYYGKSKKFKHKIKGVHTAIEISEKKLKKLKIQEESEMETLKEKEETTMVKKERKKRKWYEKFKWTVINDYLVIAGKDASTNESLIKRYTEKDDIVFHTQMAGAPFTVIKVDKSKGNKTIEELSEEERNHLISETAKYAVSHSKAWKLGLGSADVYWVKPDQISKTAESGEYLSKGAFMVRGKRNFIRSAILDLGIGIIEYDGEDRITTAPSETVKNFKKYVLIKPAKKKKGELIKELKNEFKEYSIDDEDILKVLPPGESDIKK
- the mptN gene encoding tetrahydromethanopterin:alpha-L-glutamate ligase, with translation MKIGIITEERDWITCSLERVLIKRDITPIYIKPSKIVSFTGMDIKFKCNNENLLKLNCAFVRDLGDGTDYYRFDALKYLGEVMPLINPAEGLENAGNKYKTSMILDKNNIPHPKTIITEDLDKALMWSEKFKDCVVKPIFGNRGKGIIRLGNKPIINKINLLKEFKKKYGLFYIQEFIRNPNNVYRDIRAFVIGDKVVSAMYRTSNNWLTNIHQQGTGKPCEITPEIEELAIKAKDSMGLIYGGVDLMESKDGLKVIEVNGAPSWETLSKVSNVNVTEKLIDFVLNNVKDRYY